One window of Lytechinus variegatus isolate NC3 chromosome 2, Lvar_3.0, whole genome shotgun sequence genomic DNA carries:
- the LOC121409327 gene encoding 3-galactosyl-N-acetylglucosaminide 4-alpha-L-fucosyltransferase FUT3-like, translated as MTGRRTQSLIYHPSVIPASVIFVTTWMILVLVIEYQYLDDTEQLGTLVMIEEDEKLIRKRKPFPCHLSGTCELQDYIRDGRHSRPGQIGASRTSWKIPLLWKNNGPVSYTQGCYRQVHIWSEGRRNEQNYSCPGIPCGIRLVHGTSLKTMQESDAVLLHHQTEWDWDIMYSHRPHNQKWIFYSLESPLNTGSWVIPPLDRYSNTYDYIMTYRKDFSQLYGTYGLYDTSAPSAGVIEGKNWAFGKTDKVVWLASNCFDEHWKRYDFVSLLSHHILVKIYGKCGDTSACTKIANSDLCSETLRKYKFYLALENSPCRYYISEKLWNNAYLNDLIPIVFGPPRKDYEAVAPPNSFIHVEDFTSIKDLALYLHKLDQNDHLYNQYFEWKTEGFVVATKESWLLQPRQMCQIVDRLLVDEEAKENETYHSMMSLDWKTWWKGSCRDVDLPIDAG; from the coding sequence ATGACTGGTAGACGCACGCAGAGTTTGATTTATCATCCAAGCGTCATTCCAGCCTCGGTTATCTTCGTAACTACTTGGATGATCTTAGTCTTGGTCATTGAATACCAATACCTTGATGATACGGAACAACTAGGTACCCTCGTCATGATTGAGGAAGATGAGAAGTTGATCAGGAAACGGAAACCATTTCCTTGTCACCTTTCAGGAACATGCGAGCTGCAGGATTATATACGAGATGGACGTCATTCACGACCAGGTCAGATAGGTGCTTCTAGAACATCCTGGAAGATACCATTACTCTGGAAAAACAACGGGCCAGTTTCCTACACACAAGGGTGTTATCGACAGGTGCATATATGGTCAGAAGGTCGTAGGAATGAGCAAAACTACTCCTGTCCAGGTATTCCTTGTGGTATTCGATTGGTTCATGGTACTAGTTTAAAAACCATGCAGGAAAGTGATGCTGTTCTTTTACATCATCAGACAGAATGGGACTGGGATATCATGTATTCACATAGACCTCACAATCAGAAGTGGATCTTTTATTCACTTGAAAGTCCTTTAAACACTGGTTCTTGGGTTATTCCTCCGTTGGATAGATATTCTAATACATATGATTATATCATGACTTACCGGAAGGATTTTTCACAGCTCTACGGGACCTACGGATTATATGATACAAGTGCTCCGAGTGCTGGCGTAATAGAAGGAAAAAACTGGGCGTTTGGCAAGACAGATAAAGTTGTTTGGCTAGCCTCTAATTGTTTTGATGAACATTGGAAGCGATACGATTTCGTATCGTTGCTTTCACATCACATCCTAGTAAAAATCTACGGTAAATGTGGAGATACTTCTGCATGCACCAAAATAGCCAATTCTGATCTTTGCTCTGAAACTCTGCGAAAGTACAAGTTCTATCTGGCCCTTGAAAACTCACCTTGTAGATATTATATCTCAGAAAAACTATGGAATAACGCTTATCTAAACGACTTGATACCGATTGTATTTGGTCCACCGCGCAAAGATTATGAAGCTGTTGCTCCTCCTAATTCGTTCATACATGTCGAGGATTTCACATCCATCAAAGATCTCGCGCTTTACCTTCACAAACTTGATCAGAATGATCATCTTTATAACCAATATTTTGAGTGGAAAACAGAAGGCTTTGTGGTTGCTACCAAAGAATCGTGGCTATTACAACCAAGGCAGATGTGCCAAATAGTGGATCGTCTATTGGTTGATGAGGAGGCAAAAGAAAATGAGACATACCATTCAATGATGTCACTAGATTGGAAAACATGGTGGAAAGGTTCTTGTAGGGATGTTGATCTTCCGATTGACGCAGGATGA